The window GTTAACCGATGTACATGTACGTTGTTACTCGAGGATTGACAAAGTCTCTCCTACACCACTTTATAGGCATGTGCATACTACCTAAAGAATCTCCGAGACTAGAATCTATGTATAANNNNNNNNNNNNNNNNNNNNNNNNNNNNNNNNNNNNNNNNNNNNNNNNNNNNNNNNNNNNNNNNNNNNNNNNNNNNNNNNNNNNNNNNNNNNNNNNNNNNNNNNNNNNNNNNNACTACCTTcaatatataaattatattttattaatacttttataaaaattagcttattagctattaataagtctttttatttaagtatacTTAACCTACTTCATTTgttattaaaagatataatactttataactacttaacatatattttataattttaaaaatattaaacttaatataaattagtctacttatttaaaacttatcttattataataaggttttattatattaaaatttacataaatcttaatattacattaatatcttagtaataatactaaatctaatataaaaaagaggcttacttatttaattaaataattgTATAaattatactttatttttatataaatttatatatagaatttaaaaagtaaaatttaatttatatttaaataagagaCTTAAAActaaaaagaaagaaaaaggttaGATATAaagaaaagtaaaaataCAAGGAGGGGTACTAATACCTCTATAGATTAAAAGTATCCtagtatatttaagtatctcTACCTTAAATAGTTTAATTGGCATCTACcttatattttatttatctacCTGGCGGttagatagatagatagataacCTACACTAGATAACAGTAATTCTGAGGAACATGGATCCGACTCGGTGTGGTAAAAAGGGACAAGGCAACCGAACATCTGTTTGCGACCATAACTCCGTGCCCACTTATACTTGCCGCATCCCTCGCGAACTGAGCCCAAGCCTCCTACTTATCTTTTGACCCTCGTGAGTTCTAGCCTGGCCACCATTCGAAGGCGCTAGTCGCCCGCTGACATGAAGGCATCGCGACGACGTCCTTCATAGAAGCATGAGACGACAGAAACCTCCAAAGAATGCCGAATCTTGATGCAACGATAGCGGCTCTAAAGAACAACTGGGCTTGTTTCGGGCTGCCTTGGCGGTTGAGCGTCAGGGTCTGTGCAGCCCACATCAGCCTCGAGAGTAATATGCAAGACTAAACAGCTTTCTGCGCAGGATCGGTGCATCGGAATCGGATACGTGCGAATCTGATTAAGCATCTGAGACAGTTGAGCATTTTCTATTTCGATGTGTAAGGTGCACAACGGAACGGGAAGACATGCTGAAATGCTCACGAACAAGGATGGGAAACCTGTCGTTCTTCTTGGGAGGAAAGGCAGCGTCTGACGGTGACAAATAGGCGCAAGACATGCAGGGCAGTACGGGCGATGATCAAATTTGCCCCTGCAACAGGGAGGCATGATAGGGACCAAAAGTCTCAAGCACACTAGCTATTCAGATCGAATCCCACTAACGTTGCACAGTCTCAGTTTGACAGACCGtgcttcagctgctgagGATAGGATGCTGAACACTAGGAGAAATTGGCCTTCAAGCACGCCTGTCAGCGCATCTACATCAAGTTGGACCAGTCATTCAAAGTGAAATATCAGTATTTGTTTGCTTTTGATCAATCTGAGTAAACTATACATAGTAGAAGAAGAGGGATAACTGTCTAAGGATCGTAATCGCGACGCCTCAAAGAAGGCTCGCGCAGAGTGGACGTGAAAGGAAACCATTGCCCAAatcattcatcatcagtctTGGTCATGATCAATGCCCGTGACGCTTGCACTTGTCTCCGTGCCGACGGGTGCCCTTAGGACACCTGCACTCGCCATGTCTGTTCGGCTTCAAGTCTCCCTTGCATTTGCATAcccccatcatcaactccttgtccttgtccttaCAAACGCACTTATGGGGATCGTGACGATCCGGCCTCTGGTCCTTGGGACATCTGCACTCGCCATGTCTGTTCGGCTTCAAGTCTCCTTTGCATTTGCATAcccccatcatcaactccTTGTCCTCGTCCTTACAAACGCACTTATGGGGATCGTGACGATCCGGCCTCTGGTCCTTGGGACATCTGCACTCGCCATGTCTGTTCGGCTTCAAGTCTCCTTTGCATTTGCATAcccccatcatcaactccTTATCCTCGTCCTTACAAACGCACTTATGGGGATCGTGACGATCCTCCATCTGGTCCTCGGGGCAGCGGCATATCTTATGTTCGGGATGGAATTCTTTGCCCTCGTCCTTGCAGATGCACTTATTCTTCATACGATCAAAGTCGGCGTCCTTGCCGCAACGGGGGCGGTGGTGCTTGTTATCTCTGGCCTCGACATCATGAAGGTCGGCTTCGGGGTTGGGAAGTGCAGTGACGGAGCCCAGGGCAAGAAGTGCGCCCAGGAGAAAGTGTTTGAGAAGCATGGTGACCGATGGATGGTCTGATGAGATAAAGCTGTGGTAGGTAGAATATAGAATTTGGCGGGTCTCTCTGCTAACTGCTAATAAGAAAACCGCGAGAGTGAAGATGCTCGTATCTCAGATACAGAGGCTTCAACATAGGGGGAACAAAACCATGAAGGTAGAGAGGATTACCTCTAATATATACCCCTTAGGTAGTCATCGACCGTTAACTATCCATCTACTGTGAATTCAGCTTGAGTTCTGCATCTATATTTAGAATTATCCTGCACCTCCGGAGTTGACTCTCCACGCAAGTAAGATACAGTTTATGTCATTCTTTCGCGAGTGCCATGCCGCCTTCATCGCAACCCCACCATCTTATCGGATACGAGGTCCTCCGGCCAGACTGTTGGTCCGACAATGGGAACGGATAGTCAAGCACCCGTCTCTAGAGGGTCTGGATCAGTCCAAAACTCCTCCAATAGCTTAAATAGAAAAATCAGTATTTGTGCCCCTTTAACAGACAAGGGCTAAACAGAAGAGGAGGGATCGACAACGGAGCCGGTGAGTTAACACGCCGAACGAACATCCTTGTTGTCGAATGAAGCTAACTTGACATCATAGGCAAGCGCGTTGAGTAACACACACTCATCTaagttgttgatggctgTCGTTCGAGTGAACTAATTGTGACAAAGAGGCTTCGGCATACTGAGTTTCCGACTGCAACTGGAAAGGATGAGTTAGCACAcgtgagaagaagatcctgATGACCACTGGTTTGAAGCCATCGACTTTTTGTTAGTATCCTCTAACAGAAGTCGACAACTGCACAATGTCATACTCTAAATGAGCTAGGAGTCTATCGGGCACACACAACCATCATTAATGTCTTAGGTGCTTCCCCGCTTCAGACCCCACCAACCATACGATTTCCCCGCACACTATCAGGGCTGTCAAGCGCGGCAACACCATTCCCCGGGGTCCAGATTCCCGGAGCTGGAACCTATGGGATGCCCCTTGTAGCTTGTAGTTGCTTTTCCGTAATTCAATCGCAGCCTCATCTAAGGGCTTGAGTCTGACAATAAATAGGAGTTACCTGGTGTACTTCTAGTTCACCGACCGTCCGGATGTGTGGGGTTGAGCGAGTTCCGCTTCTTACTATAACGTGGTTAATAAGCATACTGACTAGACAAGTATGATGACCACTACCCTATACACCTTGAAGTTTAGTTTTTAAAAACTTATAAAAAGCTTAACTTAAGcctaaaataaatataattctaataatatatatatatatcttaaattaagttatattaatatttttatagaTTTTAAAAAAAcctatatagttataaactttaaattttagttatattattaaatatagtaaattataaggCTTTCTATATATGATAGAAAGTGTAAAATTCTTTGAAAAATAACATATTAgtattagctatattattataaaaattacttatattagATTTTTTACTATTTCATTTATAGCTTAAAAGTACTATAAGGTTgtttatttttaattatattatgTAGTGGTTAGTATACTTATCTGGTTAGTATGCTTATTAagtctggctctggctcttgACTAACTAATCCCTCTCAGAAGGCGACCTGGGTCATGACGACACTATAACGTGGTTGGAGGGTCAGAGACAACGGCTGAACGGTCGGGCCGTGTAAAGGTTTGTGCTATGAGGGAGCTAAGACTTGGCCTCGATGGCAGTGGAGATAGCATCTGATACTGAAAGGTTTTGGTTGGCCAGCTAAATCCGGATCCTCTTCTCTGTGCTTTGGCTTCAGATGTCTACTGGAAATCAGGATATCTAACAGAATTAGAAGATGCAACATCCGAGAAAAAGCGGCAGGTCACGGTCCACATTTGCACCGTAAGTTTAACCTTGTACTCTGCCGTAGTCTAGATTCCAGCATGTGTGTCGCCAGTCGAGAATGCAGAGAGACAGTGCTCGGCGGGTGAAGGGTCTCACGGGAAACCCTGGCGGCCGCCATCCGGATCGGTGGGTGCCGCAAGCCATTTTAGCAGCTTCTTAATTAGCAACTACCTGTTCACCGGCTTTGCAATGTAGCCATCCACCGCCTTCTCCAGACAGAACTCCATGTCCCCCTTGAGTGCGTAAGCGATCATGGCTATGATCAGCAGCCACACGCCGCTCTTCCTGATGCGGACTGTTGCCTCGTATCCGTTCATGACAGGCACACTGATGCGAAGTACCGACTCCTCGGTGTTACGACCCAAGATGGGAACGGTATGAAGATGATTGCCCGTCATGGTCAAATGGGAAGAAGTTGGTATCTCTTTGGACATGTACATAGCGCCATCTCCACATTGATGTATACTAATCAGCTGTGAAGAGCGCAGCCACATCCATATTAACTGCTTAAAATCCTCCACTTGAAGCGAACTAGATAATGTATTGCGGGGTCTAGAACAGTGATTACCGTAATTCTTCGCCGACAGGACTCACAGCTAAGTCGAGGATATATCACATTGGCTTGTTCTCATTCAAGACATAAAACGACAAATGTTGCACTCTTGAATTCGATAGGTAATACATTAGAAAATTTGTGTATATGCCCGAAGCACTATGAGCACTGCGCTTTATGAATATGTACTGTGAATGTCTGAAACATGATTTGATCAGTTGTCACCGTCAACATCGTAAGGAAACAACCATCCGTTCTCATCATTGTACTCGTCCTTATGAGTGGTTCCATGCAGAACCTCATACCTCTCCATatcaaattcatcatcaccagcctcTCCATTAATGATCCTACCAATTCTATGACCAATTTCGCGACCCTCAGTGTATCCACCATGGACAAAGCCAAAGAATTCAGCTGAATTAGCCTCACCGGCAAACCATAGGCGTTCCAGGTTGGCACGTATATTTTGGTGCTTCTCAAGAGTCATGCCTACAGGCCAGTTGCTATAGGATCCATACGCCCAGCTAGACATGTCACGTTAGTTATGGATGGAAATTGGGTACAAGGGGCTGTTTATCAACTTACGGTTCGGTGCTCCAGCGTGGGTAAGTGAATGCTGTAGGCTTATGGACCTTCTTATCAGGGTACATGGACTGCAGGACCTCCACGACTTGCGCTTCGGTCTCTTCATCCGTTTGTCGCTCGACTTGGTAGGCCTGCTCGCCAGTGACTGTCGCAAAGATGATGTTGGATCCCTCAAGGAAGCCTTTACCATTGAGCGGCTGAAACAGAGGAAAACGTCCACGCTCAATAGGGTCGGCGTAGAGCTGATACTGGGCATCAGTATCCCAGAATGACTCGTTGAATTGCATAAAAATCTTGGTGTATGTACCCATCGCAAATTGGTCGATAGCGCTCTGCTTCCAGTGAGGCAGCTTCGGTTTGAACTCAACGACGTCCTTCTGCAATACACCGAGAGAAAATGTACAGATAGCATAGCTAGCTTCTATACAGCCACCATCCTTGGTTGTGACCTTGACGCCCTTCTTGTTATACTCAATACCTTCAACGGTAGTCTTGAGGAGAAGTCGTGGATCGTTCTCCTTGAGGAAAGTTTTGGCTTCCTGCTTGAGAAAGTAGTTATAACCGCGCTGGTCGATAACTAGGTTGCTGACATCGCTGAAATAACCAAAGGTAGCATTGTCTCCAGCGACGCCAAAAACAAGACCGCTCTCATCAGGCGTCCAAGCAGCCTCAAAGTCCCATCCCCACCAATCTGCTGCCTGCGCATACATATCGTTCTTATCTGGTCTCCAGCCTCCAGTACGAAGACCAGCGCGAGCAGATAGGTCCTGGAGGTTATCCAGCAAGATGTGACCGGAGTCGCCTGACGCATTCTCAAAAGCGGCATCTAGCTCGGCGATTTTGTCGGTCCAGTTCTTGGCGCCCTCGTGGTCAAACGTCTTGAGGGCATCGTAATCGGCGTAAGTTGTCTTTAAGCCGTGCTTCTGCGCCAATTTCCAAATGGGGTTCTCGTGCGTCTCGAGGGATCCGATGCCTTCCACCCAGTTGGCACCTAGCTCAATAGTGTAT is drawn from Fusarium oxysporum f. sp. lycopersici 4287 supercont2.50 genomic scaffold, whole genome shotgun sequence and contains these coding sequences:
- a CDS encoding N1-acetylpolyamine oxidase; the protein is MKQSPAQLLTVLTAFFTAAEAVSLPPRDKGTCRKTKVAILGAGVAGIAAAQNLTQAKITDFLIVEHNDYIGGRLRSQQFGRNTKTGKPYTIELGANWVEGIGSLETHENPIWKLAQKHGLKTTYADYDALKTFDHEGAKNWTDKIAELDAAFENASGDSGHILLDNLQDLSARAGLRTGGWRPDKNDMYAQAADWWGWDFEAAWTPDESGLVFGVAGDNATFGYFSDVSNLVIDQRGYNYFLKQEAKTFLKENDPRLLLKTTVEGIEYNKKGVKVTTKDGGCIEASYAICTFSLGVLQKDVVEFKPKLPHWKQSAIDQFAMGTYTKIFMQFNESFWDTDAQYQLYADPIERGRFPLFQPLNGKGFLEGSNIIFATVTGEQAYQVERQTDEETEAQVVEVLQSMYPDKKVHKPTAFTYPRWSTEPWAYGSYSNWPVGMTLEKHQNIRANLERLWFAGEANSAEFFGFVHGGYTEGREIGHRIGRIINGEAGDDEFDMERYEVLHGTTHKDEYNDENGWLFPYDVDGDN